ACTATAGCCATCTCAGTCCCACGTAGAATGTATGAGCAGAAATTCCCGTTAGGTTCCTAGAAATCCCTGATCGGGCGCCACTTAAACGTTGCACTTTGTCAAGCACAAGTTACTGAATAGCAGCTAGCTGTATAACCATGTTAACATAGTACTTGTTACGAGTCAGGACTCTAGGACTGTAAGAATCACTAGGCACTTGCATTAAACCATCCACTATGTGGGGGGTGGGGGTTGGAAGGACCTCTTCCCCTGCTCATAGTTCTTGTTTAACGGAAGTGCCTCCCATGCGGCGTATACTCAACGTAGGCCAGAACAACAGCTACAACATCAACAGTGCCACTTCGCacaccacctccaccaccaacAAAACAGACAACCACCTGCACCaccaaaaacagcaaaaaacaacaaaaacgaaatatatacCACGATCGAGCGGTTCTCATGTGTCGTccatttttgtttaactttcCCCATCAAAATTCTAAAATGATGCTGATGCTAAAGACGAAGAATCGGTTTATAAAGTCTGATAATGCCTCTGTCCTATCTGCCTATCTCTATCTCTCAGCCCCTCTCTTTCACTCTtcacactctctctctctctctctctctcgctctgtCTAAGTCTATCTGTCTATAAGCTAAATCATCCCAAAACCcattcaaaaattaaaaaaaaagaaacaacaagaaaaacttaaacaaTGAATACAACAACTTTGCTCATCCGTTCGTTTCTTTGTTTCTCTGTATTTTCTTTCATTACTTTTGTGTCTCTGTGTGCCCCGCCATTTTGTTCTGATCAAAACCTAAATCCCGTCCCGAATCCCTATATGTGTGTGTACGCTCTTCCGTTGTTTTCGttcgcttccgtttccgttttccgTTGTGTTTTTTAGTCAGTGCATCCGAAGATGAAGAGCGCTTGGTGCGTGACCTCTTTCGAGGCTACAATAAACTCATACGACCCGTACAGAATATGACACAAAAAGTTGGAGTAAGATTTGGTTTGGCGTTCGTACAGCTAATCAATGTCGTAAGTGTtctcaaaattaaatttgtcaaacaaaaatcaaaccTGAATAATAATAAGATTATgctaatataataaaaaaaaaacaaaactcatAACTAACTTTCGTAGAGTGTAAATGTGTTTTCGAGTTCTGTTCCTAACAAATTCTTCAGTTTCGTTGCTGTCATAATCGTccatttgaaaaaaaaatgccataaaacaCCCACACAATCGCCCATTAACAGTCAGCAACACCCACACATTCACATGCACTGGCTGCTcccccggccacgccccctcagACTGACGAGGGGAGGGGCGGGAGGAGGGGCGCATTCAacgtttcagtttcggttaTGCTTTGTAAATAATTACGTACACGTTGTCTTGACTTTGTATGTTTGTAGTGAACTTGATGCTAGAAAATcaaatacgaaatacaaaTACTAACCCTAAACAATTAAGTTTaaacaagcaaaacaaactaaCCAACTAACTAacaaactaactaactaaagTAAAGCCACATGCGAAATAATGTCTTAACTACCTTCCCacccgctctctctctctcgatTTCTCGATTTGTGTACGCCAAaaattcgattcgatttcgattcgtttcgaaTCTCAAATGAAAATCGTACCCGTACTCCGTACTTCGTACCGTTCTCTATCACaccaccaaccaaccaaccaaccaaaccaccaaccaaccaaaccaccaaccaaccaaccaccaaACCACCACCATCTGATCACAaatcaaaactgaaaaaaaaaaaaaaacaaacgaattcccgaaaaaaaaaacaataccGAAAATCGAAAACCGATCAAGAATgagaaaaatcaaattatgaAATCAAACGTTTGGTTACGTTTGGTTTGGTACGACTACCAGCTGCAGTGGGATGAGGCCGACTACGGCGGCATCGGGGTGTTGCGTCTGCCCCCCGACAAGGTTTGGAAGCCGGACATTGTGCTCTTCAATAAGTGAGTAAATGGCCATTTGCTAGCTAACCCATCAACTCCAACTCTCTACACTAACCAAGACAAATAGCTAATGAACGTAGTAGGCGAAAGTCGATGCTTTCCTCGCAGTCATGCGTCATTTCTAGCCCATATTAATAACTCATCTTTCCGTTGACAGTGCCGATGGCAACTACGAGGTGCGCTACAAGTCCAACGTGCTGATTTATCCCACGGGCGAGGTCCTGTGGGTTCCGCCGGCCATTTACCAGAGCTCCTGCACCATCGATGTCACCTACTTCCCCTTCGATCAGCAGACCTGCATCATGAAGTTCGGCTCATGGACCTTCAATGGAGATCAGGTCTCATTGGCTCTGTACAATAATAAGAACTTTGTGGATCTCTCGGATTACTGGAAGTCGGGCACCTGGGACATTATTGAGGTGCCCGCCTATCTGAACGTCTACGAGGGCGATAGCAACCATCCCACGGAAACGGACATCACATTCTACATCATCATCCGGCGAAAGACTCTCTTCTACACTGTGAATTTAATTCTGCCCACGGTGCTGATTTCCTTCCTCTGCGTCTTGGTATTTTACCTGCCAGCCGAGGCCGGCGAAAAGGTGAGATAGAGCTAGAGCTTTTCGTTCCGTCATTAATTCTGCTTTATAGAGGGTCACATCTGGTCACGGGAGGGGTCATGTTAAAAATAcacttaaataatatttaaatattcctTATCCACCTAGAGTTCGTCAAACGActaatttccatttatttaatGATTTAATGATACGCACAAACATTAATTAACTAAGCTTTAGCATCTGGCGCTTGATTGGCCTAATACCAAAAAACAACATGATTGTGGTTTTCGTTACGCCCTTGTGATTaagattttaaaaacattGTGCTTGTATTTATTCCCAAATTCATAACAAGCAGTAGGGCGGCACATTTACTTTCAGTGTAGGGTAGCTTTCGGCTATTAAGCGATCCGTTAATAACGATTTGTGTCCCCAGGTTACGCTCGGAATTAGCATTTTGCTGTCACTGGTTGTGTTCCTGTTGCTGGTGTCGAAGATTCTGCCACCGACATCGCTGGTGCTGCCACTGATCGCCAAATATTTGCTGTTCACCTTCATCATGAACACGGTTTCCATCCTGGTGACCGTGATCATCATTAACTGGAACTTCCGGGGGCCGCGCACCCACCGCATGCCCATGTACATCCGCTCCATCTTCCTGCACTACCTGCCCGCCTTCCTCTTCATGAAGCGCCCTCGGAAGACCCGCCTGCGCTGGATGATGGAGATGCCCGGAATGAGCATGCCCGCCCATCCCCATCCCTCCTACGGCTCGCCCGCGGAGCTGCCCAAGCATATCAGCGCCATCGGCGGCAAGCAATCCAAGATGGAGGTCATGGAGTTGTCCGACCTGCATCATCCCAACTGCAAGATCAACCGCAAGGTAAACAGCGGTGGAGAACTTGGCCTGGGCGACGGTTGTCGCCGGGAGAGCGAGTCCTCCGACTCCATACTGCTTTCTCCGGAGGCTAGCAAGGCCACCGAGGCGGTGGAGTTCATTGCCGAGCACTTGCGGAATGAGGATCTGTACATTCAGGTGGGTAACCCTGGCAAACTGAACTCACATGATATGAAATATCTCCTTAAAATGTTGCAGACCCGCGAAGATTGGAAGTACGTGGCCATGGTGATCGATCGCTTGCAGCTGTACATCTTCTTCATTGTGACCACGGCCGGAACGGTGGGCATTCTGATGGATGCTCCGCATATTTTCGAGTACGTGGATCAGGATCGCATCATCGAGATTTACAGGGGAAAGTAAGCGAATGAGCACTTGGAGCAGCCGGGGGCTGATTGAAATGGTTAACAGCATTGCAAACGCAACAATAATAAGCAAAAGAGGTATTGAGACAGAGACGTAAACAATGAAAATTGCCACAATTAATGAggatttttagattttaataattaatgaacACTAAACGATACTTGCTTGAGCAGAATTAACACCTAAAATAACTAACTAATATTAACTTTTTGGTAAACACACGAATTGGAACgcagaacacacacacagcaaacAGTCGTCGAGTAaaacaaataagcaaataactCACCAGCTACAAatgttaaacaaataaaaatcaaaacaaagaaaacaaaactaGTGGAATTGTGagtaaatttataattttaaaaacgaACTTAGCTAATATGGACATCTAGAATGAAGTTTAGTTTAAGAGCAATAAATAGCGAGCAACCGTTttccaaataatttgttatgTTGTGCGAGGAAGTTAATCATAAGTATAGTAATCGCAGTTTCACGCATGAGATTTAAGAATGGAATACATCCCGAATCAATTTGTAAATGCTCTCACACGATCGCAGCTAGCAAAAAGATCGAATTAATCGTAGACTCCGAAGATCTCGAGACATGGAGCCTACcaataaaaaccaataaaaatgcaaagttAATTAAGCAAACCCGTCTATTAATTTCATTCCTGCATTGCTCATCCGCCGCGTGTTACACTCCTGGTCACTTGGCACATTAACTAATTGATATGGGCATAATGTTTTATTGACCAACTGGGGAATGGCGATTTAAATATAGTAAGCATCAATTGTTTAAGTCAataatgtttattgtttggCGCTAGGAATGGGGAGCCAATTATGTAAGCACGATTCTAACATAACTTGGGCATATGTGTCTTAGACAtagctgtttctgtttttttgcagTCGTATATTCGCACATTAATCATCCGCCCACGTAGCCACTTGGTGTGAATTCTGTCAGATCCCATGAAACCTAATTGGCCAAACACATAAACATGGTCAGAAATTTCCCCATTTGGTTCCTGGTTGAAGCACTCACATGGTCCGGGTGAAGTTCGGGGGAACTGAAGACAAAAACTAACTAGTACGCGCTGTTATTGACTTACAATCGCCGCTGATCaacagatatagatacagtATCTAGTATCTCTGTCCTCACCTGTGGCTATATGGCTACATCAAAGGTTGCAGCATCACGACGACGACCaagatgatgacgatgatgacgacTGAGCTCGGCTGAGCGGCGATTGAGGTAAaactcgtactcgtactcggCTGACTCAAAACTTCGGCATCTAACTGAGCGGGCTCCGAACTTAGCCAACTTAGGGGCTGCTCTGGGCCAGGCCGGTATAAATGCGCCAAGGGAGAACATTTGGGCATCATTCGATTTCTGATTTTGCCTCGAAGACGTCGGCTCCGAGGCCCCCTGGAAAAGTTATCTCGAGTGCGGTTCGTCTGCGAAACCGGTAATAGTTCGATTCGCTGTGTGTGTTGTGCTTTTAGGAAAAATCGGAAAAACCGCGCTCATTTTGCATCAAGTGGAAATGGTGAGTTCGTTGGCAAAGGCAACAAGCCACCGATTTCATCCTAACTGTTTTGTAGCGCTGTTTTCTGCCTCTGGTGGCCCTGCTCTTGGCAGCGGGTGTCCACGCGGATGTCTCCCACCTGGACAC
This portion of the Drosophila santomea strain STO CAGO 1482 chromosome 3L, Prin_Dsan_1.1, whole genome shotgun sequence genome encodes:
- the LOC120448211 gene encoding acetylcholine receptor subunit beta-like 1 → MESSSKSWLLCSILVLLAFSLVSASEDEERLVRDLFRGYNKLIRPVQNMTQKVGVRFGLAFVQLINVNEKNQIMKSNVWLRLVWYDYQLQWDEADYGGIGVLRLPPDKVWKPDIVLFNNADGNYEVRYKSNVLIYPTGEVLWVPPAIYQSSCTIDVTYFPFDQQTCIMKFGSWTFNGDQVSLALYNNKNFVDLSDYWKSGTWDIIEVPAYLNVYEGDSNHPTETDITFYIIIRRKTLFYTVNLILPTVLISFLCVLVFYLPAEAGEKVTLGISILLSLVVFLLLVSKILPPTSLVLPLIAKYLLFTFIMNTVSILVTVIIINWNFRGPRTHRMPMYIRSIFLHYLPAFLFMKRPRKTRLRWMMEMPGMSMPAHPHPSYGSPAELPKHISAIGGKQSKMEVMELSDLHHPNCKINRKVNSGGELGLGDGCRRESESSDSILLSPEASKATEAVEFIAEHLRNEDLYIQTREDWKYVAMVIDRLQLYIFFIVTTAGTVGILMDAPHIFEYVDQDRIIEIYRGK